A stretch of DNA from Staphylococcus equorum:
TTTTAAAAACTATCCTATAGTTACTAAAGATGAATTACAACATGGCACAATGCCGAAAAAAGTAAAACAATATTATAAACTTAAAGCGGAATGCATGGAAAGTTTAGCTTAAATATAATAAATTACAAAAAAACTGTTTCTGAAATAACATTTCAGAAACAGTTTTTTGTTTGATATCGTTATCTAAGAAGCATTTGCTCTTAAGTAACGCGTCGTATTACGTTCCATTTTCGCAAAGACGAACTCTAATATTATTGCTAACAACCAGTAAAATATAGCTGCTACTGTATAAACAGGAATAAAACGATAACCTTCATTTGCAATAACACGACTGACTGCCATAATTTCAGTTACTTGAACAGCGAATGCTAGGGAAGTACCTTTGATTAGCATAATGAATTGATTTTCTATGTTAGGCAATGCATAAGCAAAAGCTTGTGGTAATACAATTTCTTTATAAATGCTGAATTTTGATAGTCCGACAGTTTGCGCAGCTTCAATTTGATTTTGATCTACGGATTGAAGACCGCCTTTAATTGATTCAGAAAGATACGCTACGGCATGAAAAGAAAAGACGATAAAGGCAATCGCTAAAGGTGAGAATATGTCAGGATTGATTGTCAAAGTGAACTGATCATTTAAAAAAAGTATAAATGAAGGTATTCCATAATATAGTATGAACAATTGAACGATTAATGGTGTACTTCTAAAAAACGAATTATACACGATTATAAGTTGAGATAAGACAGGTACATGTTTGATACGAATAATCGCAAATAACGTCCCGATAATAAGACCTACGAACATAGCTACAATGGAAATAATAATTGTATTTGGCACGCCTTTAAGCACTTCACTTATAGTATATAGAATGAATGACAAAATGATTTTCCTCCTTAAACACTATATGGTTTTTGTGTTCGTTTATCAATTAAAGTAAAGGTACCTTGAATAATTAGAGCAATAATCCAGTATATGATTGAAATTACGATATAAACCTCTAGCATACCGAGTCCGTAATTGTTTCCAATGATTAGTTTGACTTGTCCCATCATATCGATGATACCAATGGTGAAAGCTAATGAAGTATCTTTGACAAGTTCTATGATTTGAGTTGTTAAATTTGGTATGCTATTTCGTAAAGCTTGAGGTATAATAATATCTTTTAAAATTCTAGGATAAGATAAACCAATTGTTAATCCAGCTTCAATTTGACTATATTCCACGGATTGATAACCTGCTCTGATAATTTCAGAAAGGTATGCACCTGTATGTAAAGTGAATGCTAAGATAACAAAAAACAATCTACTGAAATGGTTAATATCTATATGAATAAGTAACAATAATTGAGGTAATGCAAAATATACTAAAAAGAGTTGTAATAATAATGGTGTACTCCGTATAAATGAAAGATAAACTCTTACAATAGGAGCGAGTATTTTTGTCTTTTTGATACGAATCATTGCTAAAATAAAACCAAGTATGATTGCGAAAAAGAGAGAAACAATTATCATCAATAAAGTTAAAGGTAATTGTTGTAACACTTGTCCAAACAAATCTAACCAATTGACTGATCCCATTAGTTTGTCACCTCCAATTTATCTTTCTGCTCATTAATTTCACTTAAATCATCAAAGACATTTATATCAAAATATTTTTTTGAAAGTGATTGTAATTTGCCTTCATCTTTAAGTTCTTGGGTTGCGCGATCCACGTCATCGTGAAGTTTTTGGTGTTTTTTATTATAAACGATATGCAATGGTTCTTTCTTCACAATACCACCTATTTTAACGTCGGCATTTATCTGTTCTTGGATTGCTTTATATGTGTTCCAGTTTAAAAACATGGCATCACGACGTCCTTGGCTGACCATTTTTAAATTGTCTCCATTTGAAGGTTCTTGTATTGTATTGATGTCAATTTTGGGACTATGGTCTTTATTAAACTGCGTGAGTATAGAATATAAACCACCACTTGGCGCCATAGGAGTGATTTTTTTACCCGGTAAATCTTGTAAACTATGTATGTCATTGTTGCCATTGTTTACTACTAATAAAGGTAGCGCATAACTGTAAGGCACATCTTGATAGAGAAACTGTTTTTCACGTTCTGGTGTTTTGAAAAACCAATTTATCCCCATATCAAACTTGCCTGAACCAATCCCAACTAAATTCGATTCCTCTTCACCGACCTCATATTTAAAATCATATTGAGGTAATTTCTTTTCTATTAATTTCATATAATCCATATCTAAGCCGACAAACTCATTATCTTTATTTGTATATAAATAAGGTGGATTAACTTCAGCAGAAAGTGCTACTTTAACTTCTTTTTTCTGAGAATTACTATTTGAAGCATCATTATTACCACATGCTGTTAGTACGGAAACTATCATTAACATTAATAAAAATGTGAAACTTCTTTTTAATGTCATTAAATGTCACGCTCCGTTTCAACTCTGTTTAAAAAGCGATGGATTCTCTCAGATTTTGAATCTTCCAATACTTCTTGTGGCGTTCCACGATGGATAATTTGCCCATCATCAATAAATATAACTTGATCAGCAATTGCTTTTGCAAATTGTATTTCATGTGTAACGAGTACCATCGTCATACCTTCTTGAGCAATCGATCTAATCAGAGATAAGACGCTTTGAATTGATTCAGGGTCTAAAGCAGAAGTAGGTTCATCTAATAAAAGAACTTTTGGATTGAGCGCAAGTGCACGAACAATACCTACACGTTGGCTTTGACCTCCAGATAGCTGAATAGGGTATTTATCTTTTTGATTTAATAAATTCACGCGCTCTAAATAAGATGTAGCAATATCATTAGCTTGTTTGGAAGTGTAATTTTGACCATGTATTAAACCTAAAGTGATATTTTCAAGTATTGTTTTGTTTTTAAATAAATTGTAATTTTGAAACACCATAGCTGATTTTTGACGTAATTTAGCAATATCTTTATTTGTGTGGTGTGCAGCATCAAATGTTTCATCCCCGATTTCAATGGTGCCAGATTTAGGAAGCGCGAGTGCGTTTAACGTTCTAAGTAAAGTTGTTTTCCCGGAGCCACTTGGCCCTATAATTGCAGTAACCGTGCCCTGTTCTTGTGCAAAGCCAACGTCGTTAAGTATCGTGTTCTCGTTGTATTTATGTATGATATTTTTAACTGTAATCATTCAATTTCCCCCAGTATGTCAATAAATACAAAATATCATATTAATTCTTATCGGTAAAGTAGGGATTTGGTGCTGAAAAGCTTTCTTTCAATAATGGCGAGTGTTAAACTAAGTTTAAATAGTAATAAAGTTAATGATGAGGTGATGAAAGTGAATTATTCCGCATTAATACATACGGATATTCAAGAAAAATGGATTGCAAAACTAGATACAGTTAAAACGCAATTTAAAGAGAAAGCGGAATATAATGATATCCATTCGCGCTTTCCTTATGAAAATATTGAATGGCTAGTGAAAGAAGGATATACACTGCTTACTTTACCTAAAGCATACGGTGGTGAAGGGGCAACTGTTGAAGATATGGTTATATTACAAAGCTATTTAGGATCTATTGATGGTGCGACTGCACTTTCTATAGGATGGCATTTAAGTGTAGTAGGCCAATTATATGAACAACAAATGTGGGAACCAACTATGTTAGATCGCTTTGCTGAAGCAGTGAAAAATGGAGCGTTAGTAAATAGAGCAGTTAGTGAAGCTGAGACTGGTAGCCCAACACGTGGCGGAAGACCTGCGACAAACGCTGTTAAAGTAAATGATGGATTTGTTGTTAATGGAGTAAAAACGTTTACTTCAATGAGTAAAGGGCTGACACATTTTGTTGTGAGTGCTTATTATGAAGACATCGATCAAGTAGGTTTTTTCTTAATACAAAAAGATACACCTGGTGTAGAAATTGCAGATAATTGGAATATGATAGGTATGCGTGCAACTGAAAGTCATGATTTATTATTAAATGATGTGCACATCCCGCAAGAAAACTTTGTTGAAATAAGAGGCGCCGGTGGTAAGAAACCGAATGGCTGGATTTTACATATACCAAGTGTGTATCTTGGTATTGCACAAGCAGCAAGAGACTATGCTGTAGATTTTGCTAAAAATTACAGTCCAAATAGTATTGAAGGTACAATTGGTGATATACCAACTGTGCAACAAAATATTGGGAAGATGGAAGCTCAATTATTATCTGCACGCCATTTCTTGTGGAGTACTGCTGCGATATATAATCGTGAGGTTTCAGGTAGTAAGGTTTGGAATGAAACATCAGCAAGTAAAGTGTTGGTAATGAACCAAGGGTTAGAAGTTATAGATACAGCTATGCGAATTGTTGGTGCTAAAAGTCTTCAAATGGAAAGACCATTACAACGCTATTATAGAGATATGCGCGCAGGTTTACACAATCCACCGATGGAAGATATGGCGTATACGAATATTGCACATAGTGTATTAGATCATTTTTAAAAATATATAAACAAACAGTTAAAATACATATAGACAAATTGTCTACATGTATTTTTTGTTATCCAAAAAAATTTAAAGATACTTATGATTACTATTGTAAATTTACTTTAGTCATTATATAATCGATTGGTAGTGATAATCATTTTCAATGGAGGAAAATTTATGAAAAAATTATTGTTTCCGTTAATTGCTTTAGTGCTTATTTTAGCAGCATGTGGTAATAATTCGGACAGTGACTCAAAAGCTGAAACAAAGTCTTATAAATTAGATAGTGGGAAAAAGATAGATATACCAAAAGATCCAAAACGTATAGCAGTAGTTGCTCCTACATATGCTGGTGGAATTAAATATCTTGGTGGAAATATTGTTGCGGTAAATGAACAAGTCGATAGTAGTAGCCTCCTTAAAGATAAATTTAAAGATGTTGAAAAAGTTGGCGAGAATGATGTTGAGAAAGTAGCAAAAACGAAACCAGATCTAATCGTTGTATATTCTACTGACAAAAATATAAAAAAATATAAAAAGATTGCGCCAACAGTCGTATTTGATTACGGCAAACATAAATATTTAGATCAACAAAGGGAATTAGGTAAGTTACTTGGTAAAGAAGATGAAGTAAAAGAATGGGAAGACAAATGGAAAGCACAAACTAAAAAAGATGGTAAAGAAATTAAAGATAAAATTGGTGAAGACGCAACAGTTTCAATTTTTGATGAATTCGAGAAGAAATTATATAGTTATGGACCAAACTGGGGTCGTGGCGGAGAAGTATTGTACCAAGCATTTGGCCTTAAAATGCCTGATAAATTAAATGATTTAGTTGAAAAAGAAGGTTGGGCTGAAGTGAAACAAGAAAAAATAGCAGACTATGCTGGCGATTATATTGTTTCGACAAGTAAAGGGAAATCAACACCAGCTTATGCCAAAACTAATCTATGGAATAACTTACCAGCAGTTCAAAATGACAATGTGCTTGAAGTGCAAGCTGAAACTTATTGGTATAATGACCCATATACTTTAGAATTTATGAGAAAAGATTTAAAAGAGAAATTTTTAAATAACTAATATACCGAGTTAAATTTATAAGTATTACGATTAATACTATGATCAGCTTTAAAAAGCGCAATTCAACGACTTAACACCGTTGAGTTGTGTTTTTTTATTATATGTAAAGTATTGTAAACTTTTTATTTTTAATAGTTAACATTTATGGTATAATTTTTTTCATTAGGAGGATTGACTATGACGACAAAATATTTAGTATACACTGCTTTAATGACAGCAATTATTGGTGTATTAGGATTTGTACCAGCTATTCCATTGCCGATTATGCCAGTACCTATCGTATTACAAAATATTGGTATTTTCTTAGCGGGAATTTTACTTGGACGTAAGTACGGGGCGCTTAGTGTAATTGTATTATTATTACTTGTAGCAACTGGCTTGCCATTATTATCTGGTGGACGTGGTGGTATAGGTGTATTCGCAGGACCCTCTACTGGCTTTTTAATCATGTATCCAGTCATTGCATATCTAATTGGTTTAGTAAGAGATTTGTATTTCAAAAAAATAAACTTTACTGTATTATTAGTTACAACAATTATCTTTGGTGTTATTTTATTAGATATTGTAGGTACAATTGTTATGGGGCTTATGACTAATTTACCTATTTCAAAATCAGTGACTTTATCACTTGTCTTCATGCCTGCGGATTTAGTTAAAGCAATTATTGCAAGTTTGATAGGTAATATTATGCTTAATCATAGTCGTTTTAAACAATTAATAAAATAAATATATAAGGGCAGGTGATTGAATCGTGGTGATTTCGATGAAAGATATATTTCAACAAGGTGATGTTTTTGTGGATGATACACTAAAGACAATTTATCTGACACCTGACGAACCCTTAGTCTACGATGTGAATAAATGGGATTATAAACAAATGCCGTCTATCATATCTTGGGAACAAGATATGAAAAATCAATTAGATATGCATAAAAAGCAAGCATCTCATCATTTAGCATTTACATTTCCTGAGAATACACTTTTAGATCAACAATGGTTAGATAAAATTCAAACATATGATTTTGAACTAGGACTAATGGAACTCTATGCAATTGAGTCCCAGAATATAAAAAAACATAAAAATGATCAAATTAAAGTCATGTTTGTTACTGAACAAACATTAGAAGATTATATTACAATTTATCGTCAATTTGCTGAACCGTTTGGCAAAGCGTATGCAGACGAAAGTATTGAAGTAATACGCAATCAATTCAATAAAGATAGTAAATCTCGTGTAATCGCATATAAAGCAGATGTGCCAGTAGGGATTTTGGATTTAATCATTTCACAATGTACTGTGGAAATTGATGGTTTTGGTGTAGATGAAAGTTATCAGAAACAAGGCATTGGCAGTACGATGCAAACTTTTGTGGCGGAAGTAGCTGATACGAAACCGATTATATTAATAGCTGACGGTGAAGACAGTGCTAAGGAAATGTATATCCGACAAGGTTACATATATATAAGTTACTGTTATCAAATTTTAAAAGAAAATGCTAAACACATTTAAATAATATAATTATTGAGACTGAGACATAAATACTCATGCTCAAAAAAAGGACGCATCCGTATCAAATGGATGCGTCCTTTTTATATTTAAAATCTTATTTCTGTAAAGGTCTAGATTATAAATTAATATTCGGAAGTTTCAACAGGTGTTATGCGTTCCGGATGACTGTAAATGTTGAAATTACCATCTCTAATAAATCCTATGGCAGTAATGTTTAAATCTTGAGCAAGTGTCACTGCTAATGTTGTCGGAGCAGATTTCGATAAGATGACGCCAACACCGATTTTCGCAGCTTTGATTAATATTTCTGATGAAATACGACCGCTAAATATCAACACTTTATTACGTACAGGTATATGTCGTTGTATGCAATAACCATATAATTTGTCTAGTGCATTATGACGACCAA
This window harbors:
- a CDS encoding amino acid ABC transporter permease — its product is MSFILYTISEVLKGVPNTIIISIVAMFVGLIIGTLFAIIRIKHVPVLSQLIIVYNSFFRSTPLIVQLFILYYGIPSFILFLNDQFTLTINPDIFSPLAIAFIVFSFHAVAYLSESIKGGLQSVDQNQIEAAQTVGLSKFSIYKEIVLPQAFAYALPNIENQFIMLIKGTSLAFAVQVTEIMAVSRVIANEGYRFIPVYTVAAIFYWLLAIILEFVFAKMERNTTRYLRANAS
- a CDS encoding amino acid ABC transporter permease codes for the protein MGSVNWLDLFGQVLQQLPLTLLMIIVSLFFAIILGFILAMIRIKKTKILAPIVRVYLSFIRSTPLLLQLFLVYFALPQLLLLIHIDINHFSRLFFVILAFTLHTGAYLSEIIRAGYQSVEYSQIEAGLTIGLSYPRILKDIIIPQALRNSIPNLTTQIIELVKDTSLAFTIGIIDMMGQVKLIIGNNYGLGMLEVYIVISIIYWIIALIIQGTFTLIDKRTQKPYSV
- a CDS encoding amino acid ABC transporter substrate-binding protein translates to MTLKRSFTFLLMLMIVSVLTACGNNDASNSNSQKKEVKVALSAEVNPPYLYTNKDNEFVGLDMDYMKLIEKKLPQYDFKYEVGEEESNLVGIGSGKFDMGINWFFKTPEREKQFLYQDVPYSYALPLLVVNNGNNDIHSLQDLPGKKITPMAPSGGLYSILTQFNKDHSPKIDINTIQEPSNGDNLKMVSQGRRDAMFLNWNTYKAIQEQINADVKIGGIVKKEPLHIVYNKKHQKLHDDVDRATQELKDEGKLQSLSKKYFDINVFDDLSEINEQKDKLEVTN
- a CDS encoding amino acid ABC transporter ATP-binding protein translates to MITVKNIIHKYNENTILNDVGFAQEQGTVTAIIGPSGSGKTTLLRTLNALALPKSGTIEIGDETFDAAHHTNKDIAKLRQKSAMVFQNYNLFKNKTILENITLGLIHGQNYTSKQANDIATSYLERVNLLNQKDKYPIQLSGGQSQRVGIVRALALNPKVLLLDEPTSALDPESIQSVLSLIRSIAQEGMTMVLVTHEIQFAKAIADQVIFIDDGQIIHRGTPQEVLEDSKSERIHRFLNRVETERDI
- a CDS encoding acyl-CoA dehydrogenase family protein, whose amino-acid sequence is MKVNYSALIHTDIQEKWIAKLDTVKTQFKEKAEYNDIHSRFPYENIEWLVKEGYTLLTLPKAYGGEGATVEDMVILQSYLGSIDGATALSIGWHLSVVGQLYEQQMWEPTMLDRFAEAVKNGALVNRAVSEAETGSPTRGGRPATNAVKVNDGFVVNGVKTFTSMSKGLTHFVVSAYYEDIDQVGFFLIQKDTPGVEIADNWNMIGMRATESHDLLLNDVHIPQENFVEIRGAGGKKPNGWILHIPSVYLGIAQAARDYAVDFAKNYSPNSIEGTIGDIPTVQQNIGKMEAQLLSARHFLWSTAAIYNREVSGSKVWNETSASKVLVMNQGLEVIDTAMRIVGAKSLQMERPLQRYYRDMRAGLHNPPMEDMAYTNIAHSVLDHF
- a CDS encoding ABC transporter substrate-binding protein → MKKLLFPLIALVLILAACGNNSDSDSKAETKSYKLDSGKKIDIPKDPKRIAVVAPTYAGGIKYLGGNIVAVNEQVDSSSLLKDKFKDVEKVGENDVEKVAKTKPDLIVVYSTDKNIKKYKKIAPTVVFDYGKHKYLDQQRELGKLLGKEDEVKEWEDKWKAQTKKDGKEIKDKIGEDATVSIFDEFEKKLYSYGPNWGRGGEVLYQAFGLKMPDKLNDLVEKEGWAEVKQEKIADYAGDYIVSTSKGKSTPAYAKTNLWNNLPAVQNDNVLEVQAETYWYNDPYTLEFMRKDLKEKFLNN
- a CDS encoding biotin transporter BioY codes for the protein MTTKYLVYTALMTAIIGVLGFVPAIPLPIMPVPIVLQNIGIFLAGILLGRKYGALSVIVLLLLVATGLPLLSGGRGGIGVFAGPSTGFLIMYPVIAYLIGLVRDLYFKKINFTVLLVTTIIFGVILLDIVGTIVMGLMTNLPISKSVTLSLVFMPADLVKAIIASLIGNIMLNHSRFKQLIK
- a CDS encoding GNAT family N-acetyltransferase; translated protein: MKDIFQQGDVFVDDTLKTIYLTPDEPLVYDVNKWDYKQMPSIISWEQDMKNQLDMHKKQASHHLAFTFPENTLLDQQWLDKIQTYDFELGLMELYAIESQNIKKHKNDQIKVMFVTEQTLEDYITIYRQFAEPFGKAYADESIEVIRNQFNKDSKSRVIAYKADVPVGILDLIISQCTVEIDGFGVDESYQKQGIGSTMQTFVAEVADTKPIILIADGEDSAKEMYIRQGYIYISYCYQILKENAKHI